ATGCGTCAGCGTGTCGAGGACGCCAGCAACGAGCGCGACGAAGCGCTCGCCGAACTGCAAACCACCGTCCAGGAACTCGATGCGCTGCAGGTCGAGTTGGACAAGATGACCAGCGCCTACGACGAGAAGGTCGATGCCGTGGCCGGGCTCGAAGAGGACATCGCGCTCGCGGTGCAACGCACCGACGCGGCCGAGAAGCGCGCGCAGGAGCTTGCCGACCGCGTTTCGCACCTCGAAGCGGAACTGGAGCGCGCGGAACAGGCCGCGCAGCGTGGAGCGATTGCGGGCAACGAGAGCGATGCCGCGGGCGAGGGCGAGGCGGCGAGCGAGTCGGCCGAGTCGGTAGTCGAAACGCCGGCCGGCGAGGCAGAGCGCGCGGCGCTGGAAGCGGAGCATGCCGAAGCGGTCGCTCGTCTTCAGAGCGAACTCGAAGCGATTCGCGCGCAACTGCAGGCCGAGCAGGAAGCGCATGCGGCCCGACGCGAAGAGGTCGAGGGCGCGCAGGCCGAACGGGATGCCGCCGCGCTCGAATTGCAGAATGCCCAGACGCAAATCGCCAGCCTGAGCGACGAGCGCGATGCGGACGCTTCCGAAATCGCGAGGTTGTCGGCCAGCTTGTCCGGAGCGCAGGAGCGTGCCGACGCGGAGCAGCAGCGCGCGGCCGAACTGGCCGAAAGCGCGGCGGCCGCGAGCGAGAAGGCCGAGGACGCGGAATCGGCGTCGCCGGCGGGTGTCGACTCGCAGGAACTCGAGGCATTGAAGGCGCAGATGTCGCGCGACGCGCAAGCGCATGCCGCAGCGATTGCCGAGGCGCGGGAGACCGTCAGGAAATGGTCCGACTACTCGAACGCACTGAAGCAGCAGCTGACTCAGGCGAATGAAAAAATGGTGGTCGTCCTTGCCCGCGGCGCGGGCGAAGCGACCTTGAGCCGCCGGCTTTCCGCTGAACTCGGTCGGGTCGAGCCGGAGCATGAATTGCTGCGCAAGGAGATCCAGCAGCAAGTGATCGTCGAAACGATCACCGCTCACCTCGAGAAACAAGGCTACCGCTACGACGAGCAGACGGGTGCGGTGTCGAAGCTGAACACCGAAAGCTCGCCTGCGTGACAATGGTCAGAAGGCTGTTGTCGTTCGACGGGTTTTTCATAGTGTCCATCTTTATCGCACAGGCGTGCGCCATGCCACGTTCGATGGACGTGACATGGCATTGCCCTCTACGGCTTTGAAACGGTGCAGCGGGGAATGGACCGCGCGCTGGACTCAGCGCATCACGAACGGATCGCTGATCGGCTCGTCCGAGGTGCGCAGCCATACCGACTTCGTCGTCGTGTATTCGAGCGCCGCGGCCATGCCGCCTTCGCGGCCGTGACCGGACAGGCCAAAGCCGCCGAATGGCACCAGCGGAGACACCGCGCGATAGGTATTGATCCAGACGATCCCCGAGCGCACGCGCTTCGACACGCGATGCGCGCGAGTCAGGCTGGTGGTGAAAATGCCCGCGGCGAGACCGTAGGCGGTGCTGTTCGCCTTGTCGATCGCTTCCTGCTCGGTGTTGAACGTATCCACCGAAAGCACCGGCCCGAACAACTCCGTCGTAATGCTGTCGGCGTCGCTCACGCCGGTGCAGTCGAGAATCGTCGGCGCATAGTAGTAGCCGTCGCGTTCCAGCGTCTTGCCGCCGGCGAGCACCCTGGCGCCCTGACGCACCGAGTTCGCGACGACCTTCTCGATGTTGCGCAGTTGCCTCTCGGTGCAAAGCGGCCCGTATTCGGTCGTCATCTCGTTGGGCGAACCCACCCGTATGCGCGACACGCGCTCCACCAGCAGGGCGAGAAACCGCTCTTTCACGGAGGCTTCGATCAGCAGCCGCGAGCCCGCCACGCAGCTTTGGCCGCTCGCCGCGAAGATGGCCGCCACCTGCGCGTTCACGGCACTCTGGATATCGGTATCGGCGAACACGATGAAGGGCGACTTGCCGCCCAGTTCCAGCGACACCTTCGCGAGGTTGTTCGATGTGTTCGACACGATGTGCCGCGCAGTTTCCGGGCCGCCCGTGAAGGCAACCTTGTCGACCTTCGGATGGCTGCTGAGCACCGCACCGCATTCCGGCCCGAAGCCGGTAATCACGTTGACGACGCCTGGCGGGAAGCCGGCCTCGTGCACGAGCTTCGCGAATTCGAGCAGCGGTCCTGGGGCTTCCTCGGACGCCTTGAGCACGACCGTGCAACCGGCGGCGAGCGCCGGCCCGAGCTTGACGGCGGATAGGAACAACTGGCTATTCCACGGCACGATCGCGGCGACCACGCCGACCGGCTGCCGTTCTAGCCAGACCTGCATGTCCGGCTTGTCGACGGGAATGCTGCTCCCTTCGAGCTTGTCGGCGATGCCGGCGTAGTAGCGGTAGTACTCGGCGACGTAAGCAATCTGGCTGGACGTCTCGCGAATGATCTTGCCGGTGTCGTTCGTTTCAATTTCAGCGAGTCGCGGCGCAGCCTGTTCGACGAGCCCGGCCAGCTTGTAGAGCAGCTTGCCGCGCGCCGACGCGGTGAGGCCGGCCCACGCGGAATCGGTGAGCGCGCGGCTGGCCGCCTCGACCGCCCGGTTGACCTGCTCCGTGCGCGCTTCGGGCATTTGCGCCCACGCTTTGCCGGTGGCCGGGTTGACGCTCGCGAACGTGGCGGCGCCGGGTTCGAACTGTCCGTCGATGTACAGCTGAAAATGCGAATCCATGGCGTCGGCCCCTTACCGGAATGCAGGCATCACGTCGTTGATCATGCGTTCGAGCGAAGCCTTCTTGCGCTCGAAGCTCATGCCCGTATCGATCCAGAACGAGTACTCGTCGAAGCCGAGCGCCTCGTATGCCCTCAGGCGCGCAATCACTTCCTCGGGCGTGCCGATCACGTTGTTCTTGCGCATCGCCGCGGGCGTGTAGAACGGATGAGCAGCGATCTCTTCCGGGCTCAGCGTCTTGATCATGCCGCGGCTCACCGGCCGCTCGTTCTTGAACCATGCACCGAAGTAGTTGTAGAAGGTGTTCACTTCGTCGGCCGCGATCTGCGCGTCGTTTTCGCTGCTCGCGACATACGTGTGACGCAGCAGCATGATCTGCGGGCGCGGCAGGTTGCTGAACTTCTCGCACGCGGCGTTGAAGTGGCCAACCAGCTTCTCGACCTCTTCGTCGCCCAGATGCAGCGGCGTCACCTGCACGTTGCAACCGTTGGACACCGCGAACTCATGGCTGTTCGGGTCGCGCGCGGCCACCCAGATCGGCGGGTGCGGGCGCTGCAGCGGCAGCGGCGAAGACGTCGTGGAAGGGAATTTCCAGAATTCGCCTTCGTGCGCGTAATCGCCTTCCCAGAGCTTTTTCACGGCCGGGATCAGTTCGCGCATGCGTTGACCCGCGCCCCACGCGTCGAGCCCCGGATGCAGGCGTTCGTATTCGAACGAATACGCGCCGCGCGCGATGCCCAGCTCCAGGCGGCCGTTCGAAATGATGTCGGTCATCGCGGCTTCGCCGGCGAGCTTGATCGGATGCCAGAACGGCGCCACCACCGTGCCGGTGCCGAGCCTCACGTGCTTCGTCTTGTTGGCGAGGTCCGCGAGATTGATGAATGGATTCGGCGCGATCGTGAAGTCCATGCCGTGGTGCTCGCCGGTCCAGACGGCGTGCATGCCGCCGCGATCGGCAATCTGGCAAAGCTCGACCATTTCGTCATACAGCTGCTTCTGACTGGTCTGCCCGGAGACGCGCTCCATGTGAACGAAGAGGGAAAATCGCATGATGTGACCTTTCAGGAATGAAGCGGGCGGACTGTGCCGTTGCTATGGTCGCCGAAGTACAACCCGTAGCTCTTCAACTGGCTTTCCTTGCGGTAGCGGTGCAGCATGCTGGCCACGGCGCTGTCCTGCAACGCTTGGGTGTCGATGTCGTCGATGCCGATGAATTCGCCTGAAGCGTCAGCCGAAGCGGCGAGTTCATCCGGCGCGCTGCACAGGAACGAGATGTACTGGTATTGGGTTTCGGTGTTGTTGTAGACCGAATGGATGAAGCTTGCCGATGCGTCGGGCTGGTACTTCTCGCCGCTGCCCACTCGACGAACTGTTGCAAGCCGGCGCCTGGCTCGAGCGGATCGCTTCGACCGTGGCCCGGCATATCGACCGAGATCACCCGGAACTCGGACGACAGCCCTTCGATCTGCGGATACCACGCGAGCGCCTGCGTGCCGACGCTGTGGATCAGGACCAGCGGTTCGCCGCTGCCCTGCTCCAGATAGTGCGCGCCGCGCTTATTTGACAGCTGCAGGGTTCTTGGCGTCATTTCCGAGCTCTGCGAGGTCTTTGTAGCGATCGCCAATGCGGTGATGCGGACGGCCACCGGTAGCGGCGCCAATCGCGATCACGAGTTCGTCCGCGGCCGGCGCGTCCGCAATCGCAAACTGCAGCGTCAAATAGTGCGAACGGCGGCCTTCGTCGTTCTTGTCCATCATCGGGATCAGCAGCGGCGCGTTGGCGGGGCCGCGCGTGTTGTTGAACGCCAGATACGACTTCGCGCCGACGGCCGAGCGATACGTGTTGCCGAAGTGCAGCGTGTGGATCAGCGCGGACGCATGCTCGATCTCGCCCGCAAGGCCGACGATCGCGCTCTTGCCGAACGCTTCGACCGCTTCGCCCGAACCGGCTTCGTCGATGATCAGCCTGGTCAGGTGCTCGCTCAGTTGCGGCGCGAGCGCACGAATCTCCGGCGACAGGTCTTCCACATAACCGCGGCCCGCCCACGGGTTCTTGATCACGGCGGCCGCGCCGATCATTTTCAGCGGCTTGGCGGCGACCTTGTCGCCGTCGACATAGACGGTCTCGACATGGAGGATGGATTTGCGAATCAGGCTCATGGCAGCTTCCTGCGTGGGTTGGATGTGTGAGGCATTGTGGTATACCATGTTACGGCATGCCATGAGTGTTAACCCGGGGCGCCGTGGAAGCCGCGTCTGGCGGGGAAAGGGCGTTTTTTGCGAGGGATTTGCTGGCGAGCAGCGACGTCCAAAAAACGTAGCGCGCGGTTCGTCGGACCATCAACGAAGCGGCAGCTATGGCGCAAACCATTCTGGATTTAAGAAGGAGGAGATATGGCTGCATATTGGATAGCCCACGTAACCGTGCTCGATGCGGCGAAATACAAGGGCTACACGGACATCGCACCGCAGGCGTTCAACAAGTACGGCGCGGTGTTTCTCGCGCGCGGCGGCGCGTCGGAGGTGCTGGAAGGTGAATCGTTCGAGCGGCACGTCGTGATTCGCTTCAGGGACATGCAAACGGCGCTCGACTGCTATCACTCGCCCGAGTATCAGGCCGCCAAACAGAAGCGCGATGGACATTGCCGGGCACAGATCACGATCGTCGAGGGCCTGGGCGGCTGATTGTGCCCTCGTGTGCAAGCCTGAAAGTCAGATGAGTCATAATATGGCATTCCACGCCCGCGCCCTCGGTGCGGGCCCTCGTCCATCGTCCCACTGCCGCATATGCACGACCTCAAAATCGACCGCAATGTCAAAACCTTGCGTGAACTCACGCTCGACAAACTGCGCGCCGCGATAGTCCAGGGGTATTTCCGGCCGGGCACCCGCCTCGTCGAACGCACGCTGTGCGACGAACTTGGCGTGAGCCGCACCGTCGTGCGCGAGGTGCTGCGGCATCTGGAGACCGAAGGCCTGGTCGAGATCGTCGCGCGGCAAGGACCGATCGTCGCGCGGCTCGACCCCGCGCAGGTCGGCGAGATCTACGAGTTGCGCGGGCTGCTCGAAGCGAACGCCGCGCGGGCCTGCGCCGAGGGCGCCACGCCTGAAGTCGTGCGGCAACTGCGCGAGATCCGCGCAATCATCGAAGACGCATTCGAGAAACGCGATCTGCCCCGCGTGCTCGAATACACCGAGCGCTTCTATGAAACGCTGTTCGAAGCCGCCAACAAACAGGTGTCGCTGGCGCTCGTCACGTCGCTGAACGCGCGCATCAACCGCCTGCGCGCGTTGACCATCGCGACGCCGGGCCGAGGCGGCGATTCGAACCGCGAAATGAACCTGCTGCTCGACGCGATCGAGCGGCGCGACGGTGACGCGGCGTCCGCAGCGTCGTTCGCGCATATCAAGCGGGTGTCGGAACTGGCTTTGGCGGTTCTTGCGGAGCAGAACGAAGCGACCGGCGACGCCTAAGCCCATCCGTAGTCGCCCCTATCAAGGCCGCCGGCATCTGCCGGCGGCCTTTTCTTATGGCTGTTTGATCAAGCAAACACGCGCTTAGCCCAAACCGTGCCAGCGTAATTCATCGCAATATCATGGTATTCCATAATACGTCATGCATTGTTGTAGGCCATAAGATGGCATACCATAATCTCATCGATATTGATCTGCGGCTCGAAGCCTGAAAGGAGAACCCCATGACGTGCAAAGTGGAGCGTGTCCGATGAATCCTGATATGTCGCCGACGCGCGTGATCTCGCATGGTCAGCGTGGCCGAACCGCGGGCACCTGCTACAGCGTGTACGCGCGGCAATCGGACGCCGCCGCCGAAACCGTCGTGCTGATCCACGGCGTAGGCATGAATCAGAGCGTGTGGGCGCCGCAGATCGATGCGTTATCCGAATCGTTTCGCGTCGTTGTCTACGACATGCTGGGGCACGGCGACAGCGTGCTGCCGAGCGCGGAGCCCTCGCTCGACGAATACGCGGCGCAGCTCGCGTCGCTGCTCGACGCGCTGCGGATCGAGCGCGCGCACGTGGTGGGGCATTCGATGGGCGCGCTGGTCGCGCTGGAATTCGCGCTGACCCACCCCGAGCGCACGCTCAGCGTCGCCGCGTTGAACGCGGTGTACGACCGCACGCCGGCACAGCGCGAGGCGGTGATGACGCGCGCGGCCACGCTCGGCGATGCGCGTGCCGACACCGGGGTGGACGGAACCCTGTCGCGCTGGTTCGGCGATCCCATTCCGGGACACCTGACCCAGGCCGCGCGGGCGGTGCGAGCGCTGCTGCTTGCCGTCGATCCGGTGGGCTACGCGCGCACCTACCGTCTGTTCGCCTGCTCGGACGACGCGCATGTCGGGCGTCTCGCGAGTCTCGCGGTTCCCGCGCTATTTCTGACGGGCGAGGGCGATCCGAATTCGAGCGCGCAGATGTCGCGGGCGATGGCCGCGGCGGCACCACAGGGCCGCGCCGAAGTGATCGCGAACGCGCGCCACATGATGAACGTCACCGACCCGGAGCGCGTGAACGCAAGCCTGCTCGCGTTCCTTGTCGAAGCATCGGCGTTGCGAAGGAAGAACCCCGCAATGACCGCAGCAACTACCGCAGCAACTACCGCAGTACCAACCGGAGAACGCCATGGCTGAGTCGATCACCGCCCCGCGCGCGCAACCCCCTTTCGATATCGTCGATTTTCGACGCGCGCTCGGCGCATTCGTGACGGGCGTGACCGTCGTCACGACCGTCCAGGCGGACGGTTCGCCGCGGGGCTTCACGGCGAACTCGTTCACGTCGGTGTCGCTCGATCCGCCGCTGATTCTCGTGTGCGTCGCGAAGACGGCGGCGAGTTACGCAGTGTTCTCGGACACGCACCGCTTCGCGGTGAGCGTGCTCGCCGAAGACCAGAAGCATGTGTCCGGCGTGTTCGCTTCGAAGGCCGCGGACAAGTTCGCGCAAGTGCCGTGGAGCACGCGCAAAACGGGCGCGCCGGTGATGGATGGCTCGGCCGCGAGCTTCGACTGCACGACGCATCAAGTGGTCGATGCGGGCGATCACATCATCCTGATCGGTCGCGTGGTGGACTTCGTGCAAACGAGTTCGTCGCCGCTTGGCTACTGCCGCGGCGCATACGTGAACTTCAGCCTGTCGCAGGACGCGCTGGCCGCGGCCGCTGGGCGCGCGAAAGTCGGCGCGATCCTCGAGCACCGCGACGGGCTGGTGCTCGTCGACACCGGCAAAGGCTTGGGGCTGCCAACCGGCATCAAGCTCGACCCGGCCAGCGATCCCGCGAGCCTGCACGGCGTGCTCGCCAAGCTCGGCCTGCATGTGCATCTCGACTTCCTGTTCGCAGTGTTTGAGGACGGCAGCGGCAAGGAGCCCGGCGTGCATATCTACTATCGCGGCCGCGTGATTCCCAACGGCTCGCCGTGGCTCGACAGCAGCGTGCGCATCGTGCCGCTGTCCCAGATTCCGTGGGACGACGTGAGCGACGCCGCGGTGCGCTCGATGCTCGAACGCTATGAGCGCGAACGCAGGCAGGACGCGTTCGGCATTTATGTCGGCGACAGCGAAGCCGGCACCGTGCAGCCGCTCGGCCTCGCGCATTGACAGCGCGGCACCGCTGCAACCCACAACTCACAACTCACAACGACGAAGCCGGCGCGTTTTCTCGCCGCCGGACCGACGAAGCAACACCCAACCGTATCCCGGAGACAGACATGAGCAGCAGAAGCATTCCGTTTATCGCGCCGTTGTTCGTTGCTTGCGCGACGGCGCTCGCGGCAGCGCCCGCACTCGCCGCAGACCCGATCGTCTTCACCAGCTGGGGTGGCACCACGCAGTCGTCGCAACAGAAGAATTGGGCGCAGCCGTTCACGCAGGCGAGCGGCATCACCGTGTTGATGGATGGCCCGACCGACTACGGCAAGCTGAAGGCGATGGTCGATAGCGGCAACGTAAGCTGGGACGTCGTCGATGTGGAAGGCGACTTCGCGTACGCCGCGCAAAAGGCCGGCCTGATCGAGCCGATCGACTACTCGGTCGTGAAGAAGGACGAACTGGACCCGCGCTTTGCGACCCCGGACGCGGTGGGCAGCTTCTATTACTCGTTCGTGCTCGGCTACAACAAGTCGAAGTACACGGGCGCGCAGCCGCAGACGTGGGCAGATCTGTTCGACACGAAGAAATTCCCCGGCAAGCGCACGTTCTACAAGTGGTCGGCGCCGGGCGTGCTGGAAATCGCGCTGCTCGCCGATGGCGTGCCGCCGAACAAGCTCTATCCGCTCGACCTCGACCGCGCGTTCAAGAAGCTCGACACGATCAAGAGCGACATTGTCTGGTGGAGCGGCGGCGCGCAGTCGCAGCAACTGCTCGCCTCGGGTGAAGCGCCGATCGGCATGTTCTGGAACGGGCGTTTGCATGCGCTCGCGCAGACCGGCGTGCCGGTGGCCATTTCGTGGAACCAGAACCTGACCGCCGCCGACATGCTGGTAATTCCGAAGGGCGCCAAGCATCGCGCGGAAGCGATGAAGTATCTGGCGGCCGCGACGAGCCCGCAGGCGCAGGCGAAATTCGCCGCCGAGACGGGTTACGCGCCGATCAACGTGAAGTCGGCCGCGCTGATGCCGGCCGCGATGGCGAAGACGCTGCCCGACCAGTACAAGGACTCGCAGATCAATCTCGACATGAAGTACTGGGCCGACAACCGCGACGCGATTGCGAAGCGCTGGTACGCGTGGCAATCGAAATAAGCCGCACGGACCGACGTTAGAGCCGAGCGCCGCGCAATGAACCGGCGCGCAGAGACACCGAGCAGGAGACATCATGCCCAACGTAATGAGTACCGTCGCGCATCCGCCCGCGACGGCCGCGCGCAAGCGGCGCGACTGGCGCAGCATCTGGCTGCTGACGCCGGCCATGCTGCTGCTCTTGATCTTCTTCCTGCTGCCGGTGCTGTCGCTGCTATTGCGCAGCGTGCTCGAGCCGACACCGGGACTGGAGAACTATCAGCAACTGGTCGGTTCGACCACATATCTGCGCGTCTTCGGCAATACCTTTCTCGTCGCGACGGTCGTGACCGTCGTCACGGTGCTGGTGGGCTTTCCGATGGCATGGCTGCTCGCGATCGCGCCGCGCAAGCTCAGCTCCGTGCTTTTCGCGATCCTGCTGCTGTCGATGTGGACCAACCTGCTCGCACGGACTTTCGCGTGGATGGTGCTGTTGCAGGGTACGGGTCCGATCAACCGCGCGCTGATGGCGATCGGCCTGATTCACGAGCCGCTCGCGCTCGTGAACAACCTCACCGGCGTGACGATCGGCATGACGTACATCATGCTGCCGTTCCTCGTGATGCCGCTGCACGCGACGCTGCGCGGCATCGATCCGTCGACGCTGCGTGCCGCCGCGGTCTGCGGCGCGAGCCGCTGGCAGGCGTTCTGGCGCATCCTCGTGCCGCTCGCGATGCCGGGTGTGGCCTCCGGCGCGCTGATGGTATTCGTGATGGCGCTCGGCTACTTCGTCACGCCCGCGCTGCTCGGCGGTCCGTCGTACATGATGCTCGCCGAACTCATCGCGCAGCTCGTGCAGGAACTGCTGAACTGGGGCCTCGCCGGTGCTGCCGCTTTCGTACTGCTGAGCGTGACGCTCGTGCTCTATGCGTTGCAATTGCGCTTTACCGGCAGTGCGCGCGCAATTCAGGGAGGACGCTGACATGTTGCTCGATTTCGATCGTCTCGGCGGGCTTCGCTGGGCACTGGTGGCCATAGGCGCGGCCGTCGCACTGTTTCTGCTGCTGCCGATCCTGTTCATCGTCGCGCTGTCTTTCGGCGATTCGCAGTGGCTGATTTTCCCGCCGCCGGGCTGGACGCTGGAGTGGTATCGGCAGCTTTTCACGGACGCGGGCTGGATCGACTCGCTGCTGACGAGCGCGAAGCTGGCCGTGATCGTGATGGCGCTTTCGGTGCTGCTCGGTTTTCTTGCGTCGCTTGCGCTGGTGCGCGGCAAGTTCCGCGGCCGCGAAGCGGTGAAAGGCTTCTTCCTGACACCGATGGTGCTGCCCGTCGTCGTTCTGGCCGTCGCGCTGTACGCGTTCTTTCTGCGCATCGGCCTGAACGGCACGATGACCGGCTTCGTGCTCGGCCATCTGATCATCGCGCTGCCGTTCTCGATCATCTCCATCAGCAACTCGCTGGTGAGCTTCGATACGGCGCTCGAAGATGCCGCGCTGATCTGCGGCGCGTCGCCGCTCACCGTGAAGCTGCGCGTGACCCTTCCCGCGATCCGGCTCGGCCTGTTCGCCGCCGCGATCTTCGCGTTTCTCGCGTCGTGGGATGAAGTCGTGGTGTCGATCTTCATGTCGAGCCCGACACTCCAAACGCTGCCCGTGCGTATCTGGTCGACGCTGCGGCAGGACCTGACGCCCGTCGTTGCGGCGGCGTCTTCACTGCTGGTCGCATTGACGACCGTATTGATGCTGGCGGGCGCCGTGCTGCGCCGCGCGCGCTAATCGATGTAATCAGCGAGGTAAACGAGCCATGACTGCATTCCTGCAAATCCAGCGTCTGCGCAAGACCTACGACGACGTCGTCGCCATCGATCAGGTTTCTCTCGATGTGCGCAAGGGCGAATTCATGACGTTTCTCGGGCCGTCCGGTTCGGGCAAGAGCACGACGCTGTATATCGTCGCGGGCTTCCAGGAGCCCACCGACGGCCGCGTGCTGCTCGACGGCAAGCCGTTGCTGGCGGTCGCGCCGAACAAGCGCAACATCGGCATGGTGTTTCAGCGCTATACGCTGTTCCCGCATCTGACGGTAGGCGAGAACGTGGCGTTTCCGCTGCGCGTGCGCCGCCGCCCCGAAGCCGAAATCAAGACCAAGGTCGACAAGATGCTCAAGCTCGTGCACCTGTCCGAGTGCCGCGACCGGATGCCCGCGCAGTTGTCGGGCGGGCAGCAGCAACGCGTGGCGATCGCCCGCGCGCTGGCCTACGATCCGCCCGTGCTGCTGATGGACGAGCCGCTGTCCGCGCTCGACAAGAAGCTGCGCGAGGAAATCCAGCTCGAATTGCGCCGCATCCATCAGGAAACCGGCGTGACGATCCTCTACGTCACGCACGACCAGGAAGAAGCGCTGCGCCTGTCCGACCGCATCGCGGTGTTCAACAAAGGCCGCATCGAGCAGGTGGGCACCGGTGAGGAGCTGTACGCGAACCCGGCGTCGCGCTTCGTTGCGAGCTTCATCGGCAATTCGAATTTCTTGCCCGTGAAGGTCACGAAGAATAACGACGGCCGCATGAACGG
The nucleotide sequence above comes from Paraburkholderia youngii. Encoded proteins:
- a CDS encoding ABC transporter permease; protein product: MLLDFDRLGGLRWALVAIGAAVALFLLLPILFIVALSFGDSQWLIFPPPGWTLEWYRQLFTDAGWIDSLLTSAKLAVIVMALSVLLGFLASLALVRGKFRGREAVKGFFLTPMVLPVVVLAVALYAFFLRIGLNGTMTGFVLGHLIIALPFSIISISNSLVSFDTALEDAALICGASPLTVKLRVTLPAIRLGLFAAAIFAFLASWDEVVVSIFMSSPTLQTLPVRIWSTLRQDLTPVVAAASSLLVALTTVLMLAGAVLRRAR
- a CDS encoding ABC transporter ATP-binding protein, translating into MTAFLQIQRLRKTYDDVVAIDQVSLDVRKGEFMTFLGPSGSGKSTTLYIVAGFQEPTDGRVLLDGKPLLAVAPNKRNIGMVFQRYTLFPHLTVGENVAFPLRVRRRPEAEIKTKVDKMLKLVHLSECRDRMPAQLSGGQQQRVAIARALAYDPPVLLMDEPLSALDKKLREEIQLELRRIHQETGVTILYVTHDQEEALRLSDRIAVFNKGRIEQVGTGEELYANPASRFVASFIGNSNFLPVKVTKNNDGRMNGVFPNGHEIASDAFSPALSAGDDGTLMIRPEQMRISALQAASGGNGTSGLPVTVRDITYLGDAMHYAVATPWQQEISIRMPAAHRHDSGIAIGTQALVDWDARDVRLFAQA